ATTCGGCCGTGGTGACGTGGGCATTGAGCAACTGCAGGCGCCTGCCCAGCTCGGCGGCCAGTCCGGTGATGTCATCCATGGTGCCTCTCCTGATTCCACACAATTGAGGCCTACCGTACACGAGCAACGGCAGCTTGCAAGGCTCGCCGGATTATCGACCCAGCGCCCTGATGTAGGCCTGGCAAGCCTGCAAGGCGATCAATCCGCGGTCACCTTCGTCGGTGATGGCGATAATTCGTTGAGCATGCGCCGGGTCAAGTCGGGCGCGTGGGGCGCCATGATCCAGGCCGCTGGCGGGGGTGGCGGCAGGCACTGCACAACCGGCGGCAACATCGTCGGCGTCGAGGAGGACTGACAGCCGGACATCGGCAGTAGCAAGGCGATCGCGCAGGCGATCCTGATCACGTTGGGCATCGCTCAAGGCTCGGTAATGGGTTTGTTCGCTGGTGGAGAGTTGCTGTTGGAGGGCGAGGCGTTTGTCTATTTCTTTTTGCTGCGACGCGGCGGCTGCCACGGTCAGTTGTTTCAGGATTTCAGCCTGGGAATGGGCCTGTTCGGCCAACGCCTTGCCATAGCGCCAATCCTGGATTTTCCATGCGGCGCTGCTCATCAACAACGAAAAAATCAGGGTCGCGACGGGAAGAAACCTCAGCAACGCCGGATTCATTCGAGCACCCGCAACGCACGCTCATACAGCGCTCGCCGGTCTGCCGCACCGTTCTGGCCGCCATTGATCCGCTGGGTGATGGTCTCGAAATCGCCGGCATCGGCGAGGGGGTTCAGCCCGCGCATAGCCCAGAACCATGCCGCCGAATGGCCGGCCCATCGTGGTTGCTCCAACAGCCCAGGCTCCGCGAGCAGATCTAGGCCGAGGGCCTCACCGCAAGCCCGATAGTTAGCACGTCCGGTAATCTGGAGCAGTCCGCGCCCCCGGTATCTTTGACCGTCACCGTCGGCTTCGAGCGTATTCCCCAGGCGCGACGCCAGTCGGCCGGTATCATATTTTTCAAGATAATCATCGCTCCCTAGTTCCCGTACGTAACGCAGCTGGCCGGACTCATGGCCGACCTGGGCGATGAACGCCGCGACACGTTTAACGCCAATGATCCGATAGCGCCCCATGGCATCGTTCAGGACCGGCGCAAAAACGCCGGCATTGGTGCCGGCGTTCGGGAGGATAAACAGCAACTGGGCTTGCGTGACGGACATGGCCTTCTCCTTGAGGCGATTGAGTTCGTGCCAGCGGATGCAGACACACCTGTAATTGCTCGAACCTCGCACCGCAGCGCAATGACACAAAGGTCTCCATACCTGACGACGACGCCACTTCAGTACGATTTCGCCCCAAGCTCGCTCCCACACAGGCGAGTGGGGTCAGGCCCTGGCATCCAGGCAGGTTGCATTAATCAAGCAGCGATAACTTTTTTCCCGGTCACCGCTGGCGGTGACCTTGTCGATCGACCAGCGACCGCGCATGAAATCCGGCCAGGACGGGTCCAGCAGTACGATGCCCTCGGCGCCGAGCCCCGGGTTGCCAGGGCATTCGATCGTCACCTTGAGTGCTTCGCGCAGCATCCGGCGCACCTCTCCTTCACCGGCAGCGCGGGCGTCATCGGCACTCTGGAAGCGCTGCCGCAGGGTCTTGAACGGCGCGATGCCGCTCGCCTCGACCTGCAGCTTGCCGGCCGCCGCATCCCACCAACGGGTCTTGCAGCCCTGGTATTTCGCCCGGGCGGTTTCATCCAGCTTGGCCGAGATGAAAGCGTGGTCGCCCGGACGGTTGTTGGTCGTCACCAACAGTTTCATCTCGGGCAGGACCTTGCCCGACAACGACTTCGCCTGACCGCGCCGCGCCAGCACATACAGCTCGTTGATCGGCTTGGCGACGGCGTCATAACGGTGGGCCAGGCGCGTCAGGAACCCCATGTCGGTTTCGTTGGATTGGTCGATGTGCTCGATTTTGATCAGCGACAGGTCCGGCGCCACACGGGGGGAAAACCCGTGCCTGGAGGTCAACTGACGAAACAGCGCCCCCAGGGTCGTCGGACCATGGCTGACAGATCGGCGTTGCTTGAATCCAGTCTGATCCGCAGCACTGAACGGCGCGGCCATGGCCACCAGCACCAGTTGCAAAGGGAACAGGAACGGCGTGCGCCGGGTGATGACGAACTCACCTTTATCCACCAGCCCCGACTCCCGATAACCGACCCGTAGACCGATCTTCCCGCCCAGGCTGGGTAACCCTTCGAGCCCCTCCAGGCTAATGGTGAGCGTCAGCTGGTCGGTCTCGATGCCCGCGGCGTCGACATGCTCCCACTTGAGCAGGCGTTCGTTGAGCAGCGCGGCGTTCGCGCCATAAATTTCCACCGTTGGCGTAAAACCCAATGACATGTCGCCTCCTTAATCCCAGGCCGAAACCGGTGGGGTTGCCACGGGCTTGAGGTCCACTTCCGGCAGGACCACCCATACGTCTGCCGGCAATACCGGGCCCCATTCAGCCAAGCCCGGATTGAGCAGCCAGAGCGCCTCCTCGACGATATCGTCACAACGCCCGAGCTCGCGGTACAGCAACAGATTCACCGAATCACCGGCGATACTTCGAACCCTACGCATTGGCGAACTCCGTCAATTCAACCACCCAGCCGACCACCATTGCCGTGCCGTCATCAATGATCTCGGTCTGGGTTTCCGTGACCTTGTTGATCTGCCACAGGCCCCAATTGCGACCGATGCCATCGACCAACGGCACGGGCACGCGCTGCGCCTGCAAGGCGCGCAACTCATCGAGGCGATCCATGGCGGTCGCGTACATCGACTTGCCGGTGATCGTCAGCCCTTGCAGGCCTTGCCCGACTTGGCTGGACTTGGGTTTGCTGGTAAGGATATCGATGCTCTTCCAGCCACCGTCCGAGGTGCGCACCAGGCTGTGGTACGCAAAGTTTCTGGACAGGCCGAAAATGAAACTGCCCAGGGCCATTTGCTGACGCATCACGTACCTCCGTCGGTCAGGGCCGCGTCACTGCGCATGGCGAGTGAGTTGGGCATGGTAGTCAAGCCAAACTGGCCCGAGAGCTGCTGCACCACCAGGTTGGCCAATTGACTGGCGCTGGCCTGGTCTTGGCCGTTGATGTAGATGTTGGCGGTCATGGTGTTCTGTTGCGTGGTGGTCTGGGCGTTGGTCAGGTCTTTGCTGAGCTGGTCTGGAGCGGCGAGTCTGTCGACGGGGGCGACGAGCTTCTCACCCAGAGACGCGCCGGCATCGCTCCCCAACCAGCCGCCCAGCAGTCCGCCAATCAGGCCACCAATGGCCGTGCCAATCACCGGAACGACACTCCCCAAGGCCGCACCGGCCGCAGACCCCGCTGCAGCGCCTGCCCAGCCGCCACCCGCAGCGCCCAGGCCTGCGCCCATCATTCGTTTGTCGCCGGTAAGGACACCCTCGGCCACATCAGCGACGGCGCCGACTACTTTCAATGGGCCGGGAGCCCTGCGAGTCATCGAGCGTAATGAGGCCGTTGGCCCGAGTGAAAGACGCCCAGCGCCGCCCAGCGAGCCTCGTGTACTGACGCGTATTTTCGGCCTGCTCGTGGACTCGGTACGCTGGTTGGCGTTGCGTGTATCCAGCTTGTCCCCACGAGGATTTCTGAAATCTTCGGAGATCACCTCACCCAATCGGCCAGGAAGGTGCGGGGCGGCCTTACCCAATACCCGCTTGGCCGCTTGGTTGCTCATCTCATCCGCCATGGCCTTGAGCAGCGCCCCCACCAGCGGTTTGATCGCCGCGCCAATCAACACAATGGCCGCGGCGGCTTTAGGTGAGGACTCAGCCAACTCACTCATGCCATCGGCCAGCGATCCCAGCCACTGGAACGAGGTATCCGCCAAAGGCGTCACGGCATTGCCGGTGGCCACCGACAAACGCTCGCTGCGGGCGTTAAGGACGTTCAACTGACCTTGCCGGGTTTTCGACAGCGCCAACGCGTCCTGTCGCACCGAGCCGTCGTTGCCCAGTTGTGAAGTGGCGTATTGGCCTGGGTCTTTCACCTGCCAGAACGCGGCGTTCACATCGTCGAGCTTCTGCGACATGCGCAGCACCGCTTCATCGCCAGTGCCAAACAGCGAAGAGGCAAGGGTCGAGCGTTTTTCGGGCGGCTGCGCGTTCAAGGCCGCCAGCACTGACATCACCACCCCCGGCGCGACGTCCTTGTCACGCAAGCCGCTCGCCACCTCTTTGGGATCAAGCCCCAGTTGCTTCCAGGCCGCTTGCTCGGTCGCGGAGGCCTGATCGCCCTTGCCTAAAGCGGTCGTGAAGTGATCGAGCGCCACACCCGCTTCAGCTTGTTGCGCGCCAGTATTGAGCAGTGCCGCCGTCAGTGCCGCCGCTTGGGCAGGCTGCAGGCCCGCCGAGGTGGCGGCCGCACCGTCACGCTGCAACACAGTGCCGATCTCACTCGCTTTCGCACCACCGGGAATCTTGCTCAGGTGGTTGGTTGCATCCGCCAGATCAAACGCTCTCTCTGCGCTGAGTTTCATGGAAGTGCGCCAGCCGAGCACCATCTCAGCGGCTTCCATGGCCGGCATTTTGAACGTCGCGGCTGTGACACCTGCATCACTGGCGAAGCGCAACAGTGCCAACTGCCGGTCCGAGGCATTGGGCAGATCGCTGCCGACTCCTGCCCTGGCCGCCAGGCTTTGCATCCTCACCACCTCAACCGCCGTGGTGCCTGCGGCCGCCACCAATGGCGCACTGGCGATACGCTGGGTTGGTTGCGCCATCTCCGCAATCTGGCGAGGCGTGAATTGGCCGGCCTGCTTCAGATCGGCCACGGCCGAATCCATCGCTATCGCCGGTTTGAGCAGCGCCGGTGGTTCGATACCGCCCCCCGACCTACCCTTTGGCTCATTGGCCGACTCACCCTTGGCGCCTGCGCCCATGGCTTGGGAAAACAATCGTTGCGCCGAAAGCTTCACCGTCAGCGACTCGATCGCCGTGGTCAGCAGGCCGAGCTTGAGCCCAAGCGTTTCCAACGCCAGATCGAGGCTCGCCAGTTGATCCCTGGCGAACGCGCCTTGTGCTGACACACCGCTCGTGAGGCTGGTATTACCGAACGCCAACCCACGCTCATCGAAGGCTGCGTATTTGAGCGAATATCTATCGTCCGCCATCCCGCTCTACTCCTGTTTCACGCCAAGGCGAGTGATCGCAATGTCGTAGCGGCGCAAGGCCTTGCCGGCGTCCCACTCCAGGATTTCCGCCTCACTTACCGAGTAAATGAGCGGCACCACATCGAGAATCACTTCGATGTCGCGCTCCGAAAGAAGTCCGCCGGTTTGTTTAAAAAATCGTCAATGCGTACCTGAAGCTGTGTCCAGTCGGGCACGGTCAACAGGCCCAGGTCGGGAATCATCAGCCCAGTGCAATGGGCCGTGATGAACTCGGCGCGTTCCTTGGCCGTCTTCAGTTTCTTCATCGCCTTGGTCGCGCGCAGCACCGGCATTTCCAGGGTCAGCGCGGTCAGGCTGCGGCCCGCTACGTCGAGTGGTTGCAGCAGTTGCACTTGGTCGGGATCGGCCTGTGGGTCATCCAGAAAGTACGACGCCGGGCGCGTGGACATCTCGTGCACGTACTGGGCGATGCTCACGTAGTCCGGGCGTTTGAGCTGGTCGAGTGCCTTGACCGACAGGCCGGTGGCCAATTTGGCCAGCTCGAAGAACTGATCGTCTTCGTCATCGCCGGCACGGGCCAGGGCGTCTTTCTGCGCGGCGTAGTACAGCGGCTTGAGTTGGATTTGTTCGATCTGCGACTCGTCGTCACCGGTGATCGGCGACAGCAAGACGT
The sequence above is drawn from the Pseudomonas sp. St316 genome and encodes:
- a CDS encoding lysis system i-spanin subunit Rz — encoded protein: MSSAAWKIQDWRYGKALAEQAHSQAEILKQLTVAAAASQQKEIDKRLALQQQLSTSEQTHYRALSDAQRDQDRLRDRLATADVRLSVLLDADDVAAGCAVPAATPASGLDHGAPRARLDPAHAQRIIAITDEGDRGLIALQACQAYIRALGR
- a CDS encoding glycoside hydrolase family 19 protein, which encodes MSVTQAQLLFILPNAGTNAGVFAPVLNDAMGRYRIIGVKRVAAFIAQVGHESGQLRYVRELGSDDYLEKYDTGRLASRLGNTLEADGDGQRYRGRGLLQITGRANYRACGEALGLDLLAEPGLLEQPRWAGHSAAWFWAMRGLNPLADAGDFETITQRINGGQNGAADRRALYERALRVLE
- a CDS encoding contractile injection system protein, VgrG/Pvc8 family is translated as MSLGFTPTVEIYGANAALLNERLLKWEHVDAAGIETDQLTLTISLEGLEGLPSLGGKIGLRVGYRESGLVDKGEFVITRRTPFLFPLQLVLVAMAAPFSAADQTGFKQRRSVSHGPTTLGALFRQLTSRHGFSPRVAPDLSLIKIEHIDQSNETDMGFLTRLAHRYDAVAKPINELYVLARRGQAKSLSGKVLPEMKLLVTTNNRPGDHAFISAKLDETARAKYQGCKTRWWDAAAGKLQVEASGIAPFKTLRQRFQSADDARAAGEGEVRRMLREALKVTIECPGNPGLGAEGIVLLDPSWPDFMRGRWSIDKVTASGDREKSYRCLINATCLDARA
- a CDS encoding tail protein X — encoded protein: MRRVRSIAGDSVNLLLYRELGRCDDIVEEALWLLNPGLAEWGPVLPADVWVVLPEVDLKPVATPPVSAWD
- a CDS encoding phage tail protein; the encoded protein is MRQQMALGSFIFGLSRNFAYHSLVRTSDGGWKSIDILTSKPKSSQVGQGLQGLTITGKSMYATAMDRLDELRALQAQRVPVPLVDGIGRNWGLWQINKVTETQTEIIDDGTAMVVGWVVELTEFANA
- a CDS encoding phage tail tape measure protein, encoding MADDRYSLKYAAFDERGLAFGNTSLTSGVSAQGAFARDQLASLDLALETLGLKLGLLTTAIESLTVKLSAQRLFSQAMGAGAKGESANEPKGRSGGGIEPPALLKPAIAMDSAVADLKQAGQFTPRQIAEMAQPTQRIASAPLVAAAGTTAVEVVRMQSLAARAGVGSDLPNASDRQLALLRFASDAGVTAATFKMPAMEAAEMVLGWRTSMKLSAERAFDLADATNHLSKIPGGAKASEIGTVLQRDGAAATSAGLQPAQAAALTAALLNTGAQQAEAGVALDHFTTALGKGDQASATEQAAWKQLGLDPKEVASGLRDKDVAPGVVMSVLAALNAQPPEKRSTLASSLFGTGDEAVLRMSQKLDDVNAAFWQVKDPGQYATSQLGNDGSVRQDALALSKTRQGQLNVLNARSERLSVATGNAVTPLADTSFQWLGSLADGMSELAESSPKAAAAIVLIGAAIKPLVGALLKAMADEMSNQAAKRVLGKAAPHLPGRLGEVISEDFRNPRGDKLDTRNANQRTESTSRPKIRVSTRGSLGGAGRLSLGPTASLRSMTRRAPGPLKVVGAVADVAEGVLTGDKRMMGAGLGAAGGGWAGAAAGSAAGAALGSVVPVIGTAIGGLIGGLLGGWLGSDAGASLGEKLVAPVDRLAAPDQLSKDLTNAQTTTQQNTMTANIYINGQDQASASQLANLVVQQLSGQFGLTTMPNSLAMRSDAALTDGGT
- a CDS encoding phage tail assembly protein — encoded protein: MSWTPPVHVLLSPITGDDESQIEQIQLKPLYYAAQKDALARAGDDEDDQFFELAKLATGLSVKALDQLKRPDYVSIAQYVHEMSTRPASYFLDDPQADPDQVQLLQPLDVAGRSLTALTLEMPVLRATKAMKKLKTAKERAEFITAHCTGLMIPDLGLLTVPDWTQLQVRIDDFLNKPADFFRSATSK